In Bacteroidales bacterium, the following proteins share a genomic window:
- a CDS encoding ThuA domain-containing protein, whose product MRSLITGILFIFIAIIGFAQQDNPMNGLILTGKHHPGHDWKETTPVIRSALEKGDMNVDVSKDIEDLARLNLSRYDFLVLNYNNWDDPEGLSDASKKDFTTYLKEGGGLLIIHFANGAWHKSLPEAGESDWPEFRKICRRVWDHDGPSAHDAYGKFTVEVTDVEHEITEGISDFQTKDELYYKQVGDEPVSEPLLVAKSEDTGKMEPQAWTYRYGTGKIFQILLGHDAESLSVPEVQQILRNAAQWSGE is encoded by the coding sequence ATGAGATCACTGATCACGGGAATACTGTTCATATTTATAGCGATTATAGGATTTGCTCAGCAAGATAATCCGATGAACGGCCTGATCTTAACCGGTAAACATCACCCGGGACACGACTGGAAAGAGACAACACCGGTCATTCGATCGGCCCTGGAAAAAGGCGACATGAACGTGGATGTGTCAAAGGATATCGAAGACCTTGCCCGGCTGAACCTCAGCCGGTATGATTTTCTGGTGCTGAACTACAACAACTGGGATGATCCCGAAGGACTGAGCGATGCCTCCAAAAAAGACTTTACGACTTATCTTAAAGAAGGAGGCGGATTGCTGATCATCCACTTTGCCAACGGGGCCTGGCACAAATCCCTGCCTGAAGCAGGCGAATCCGACTGGCCGGAATTCCGCAAAATCTGCCGTAGGGTATGGGATCATGACGGACCCAGCGCTCATGATGCCTACGGAAAATTTACAGTGGAGGTCACCGATGTGGAGCATGAGATCACCGAGGGCATATCGGATTTTCAAACTAAGGACGAACTGTATTACAAACAGGTGGGCGATGAACCGGTGAGTGAGCCTTTGCTGGTGGCTAAATCGGAGGATACAGGCAAAATGGAGCCACAGGCCTGGACCTACCGATACGGTACAGGAAAAATATTCCAAATCCTTTTGGGTCACGATGCAGAATCCCTGTCGGTGCCAGAGGTGCAGCAAATATTGAGAAACGCAGCACAGTGGTCGGGAGAATAA